The DNA window GCGCTGCGACGGGCCAGGATCAGACAACCGCGGATAGCGCGAGCCGGCGTCGTACCGGATGACAGTGGCCTCGCCGTCCAGAACGTGCCAGCCCGGGATCGACGCGACGGGTCCGCCCGTTCCGCCTGGTCCGTCCTCCGCGCCTGGGTTGGCGATCAGGTTCGGCGTCGCCGGGAGCTCGGCGTCGACGACGAGTCCCGCCCTTCTGTCAGCCGTCATGCGGACATCTCAGCACGAACGCGGCACACGCATTCCAAGCACGGATGTACGGCAAGAGAACAGCAATGCGCAAGTGGTCGACGCGGATTGGCCGGTGCCGGCAGGATGGAGCTCAGGACCGACGCGGTGCCAAGGAGGCAGATGTTCGACTACGACCTGCTCGTCATCGGATCCGGCCCGGGCGGCCAGAAGGCCGCGATCGCGGGTGCGAAACTCGGCCGCCGGGTCGCCGTGGTGGAGAAGAAGCACATGGTCGGCGGCGTCTGCATCAACACCGGAACGATCCCGTCGAAGACCCTGCGCGAGGCGATCCTCTACCTGACCGGGCTGAACCAGCGCGAGCTGTACGGACACTCGTACCGCCTCAAGGACGACATCACCGTCGGTGACCTCTCGGCCCGCACACAGCACGTCATCGGCCGCGAGATCGACGTCATCCGCAGCCAGCTCGCCCGCAACCACGTCGAGATGCTGCTCGGCACGGCGCGGTTCGAGGACCCGCACATGGTCGCGATCACGGCGGCCGACGGGAGCGTACGGCGCGTCACCGCCGAACGCGCGGTCATCGCGGTCGGGACCAGACCGGCGCGCCCGAGCACGGTGGCGTTCGACGGCAAGAACATCGTCGACTCCGACCAGATCCTCGACATGGAACGCATCCCCGGCTCGATGGTCGTCGTCGGCGCCGGCGTGATCGGCATAGAGTACGCGTCGATGTTCGCCGCGCTCGGCGCGAAGGTGACCGTCGTCGAGAAGCGCGAACGGATGCTGGACTTCTGCGACCTCGAGATCGTCGAGGCGTTGAAGTACCAGCTGCGCGACCTCGCGGTGACGTTCCGGTTCCGCGAGACGGTCGCGCGGGTGGAGCACTCGAACGGCGCGACGTTGACGATTCTCGAGTCAGGGAAGCGGATTCCGGCCGACACGGTGATGTACTCCGCTGGTCGGCAAGGTGTCACGGACTCGCTCGACCTGGAGAAGGCCGGCCTGTCCGCCGACGACCGCGGCCGGATCAAGGTGGACAACTACTACCGGACCCCCGTCGACCACATCTACGCGGTCGGCGACGTGATCGGCTTCCCCGCGCTGGCGGCGACGTCGATGGAGCAGGGCCGGCGCGCGGCGTACCACGCCTGCGACGAACCGGTCGTCGGCGACCTCGGGCACCTGCAGCCGATCGGCATCTACACGATCCCGGAGATCAGCTACGTCGGGAAGACCGAGGAGGAGCTGACCGAGTCGAACGTGCCGTTCGAGGTCGGCATCTCGCGCTACCGCGAGCTCGCGCGCGGCGCGATCCTCGGCGACTCGTACGGGATGCTCAAGCTGCTCGTGCACGCGGAGGACCGGACGTTGCTCGGCGTGCACGTCTTCGGGACGGGCGCGACGGAGCTCGTGCACATCGGGCAGACCGTGATGGGGTGCGGCGGAACGATCGACTACCTCGTGGACACGGTGTTCAACTACCCGACGCTCGCGGAGTCGTACAAGGTCGCGGCGCTGGACGCGATGAACAAGATGCGGGCGGTGCAGCGGTTCGCGGGGACGCAGGGTGTTCTGGAGGCTCCGTAAGATCTATTGCTGTGGCAGACGATCAGGCGGACGCGTTCGAACGGCTGTGGACTCCGCACCGGATGGCGTACATCAAGGGCGAGAACAAGCCGACCGGTTCGGGGGCGGACGATGGGTGTCCGTTCTGTGAGATTCCGAAGCTGACCGACGCCGAGGGGCTCGTCGTCTCGCGCGGGACTGTGACGTACGCGGTGCTGAACCTGTACCCGTACAACTCCGGGCACCTGATGGTGTTGCCGTACCGGCACATCGCGGACTACACCGAGCTCACGCCGGAGGAGACGCTGGAGCTGGCCGACCTGACCAAGCGCGCGATGGTGGCGCTGCGGAAGGCCTCGGGCGCGCAGGGGTTCAACATCGGCATGAACCAGGGCTCGGTCGCGGGCGCCGGCATCGCGGCGCACCTGCACCAGCACATCGTGCCCCGGTGGGGCGGCGACACGAACTTCATGCCGGTGGTGGGGCGTACGAAGGTCCTGCCGCAGCTGCTGTCCGACACCCGCACCCTGCTCGCGAACGCCTGGCCGACCTAGGCGTCGAGCTCGTCGGTGAACGACGGCGGTGGGGCTTGGAGGTCGTAGGCCTTGAAGAGGGTCGCGTGGTTCACGCCCATCGCCTTGCCGTTCTGGGCGGCGAAGTACGGGAGGAAGTCGCGCGGTGCGGGGTGGTCGGGGAGGGCGGCGAGGTAGGCCGTGTGCGCTTCCAGGGAAGCGATCCCGCGCTCCAAGGGCTCGCCCGTCACGTCGACGCCGTGGGTGGCGGTGGATGGGGGGAACGCTGGCATGAGGATCCAACGGACCTTGCACGGCTCGAGACCCTCGTCGGTGAGCTGTGAGGTGAAGACCCAGCGGTTGTCCGCGTCCCGGATTGCGTCGATCGTGGCGAGCCCGGCCGCACGGTGGTCGGCCATGTTGAAGCCCATCGGCGTCTCGATGTCGTAGCCGCTGGAGACCACCACGTCGGGTCGGAAGCGGCGGATCTCGCGGCAGATGTCGCGCCGAAGGTCGAGGCCGTAGTCCAGGACGCCGTCCGGATGCTCCAGCACCGTCAGGTGCTTGACACCAACGGCCGCGCACGCGGACTGCTGCTCGGCGAGGCGGATGCGGGCCGTCTCCTCGGGAGGGTTCGGCATGCCGGCCTCGCCGCGGGTGAGCAGCAGGTAACCGACCTCGATGCCACGCTCCACCCACCGCGCGACGGCGGAGGAGGTGCCGTACTCCACGTCGTCGCGGTGAGCGACGACGCAGAGTACGCGCGTGAACGTCTCTTCAGGCAGAGCGGGAAGCAGTTCTGTCACCCGCGACAGCGTAGAGGGATTACGGAGTGAACGAGTACACGTTCGTATTCCACACCTGGCCAGGTCCGACGCCGCCGGTGCACTGGAAGTCCCAGCCGCTCACGATGTAGAGCTTGCCCCGCACGGTGCCCGCGGAGTGCCGCTTGATGCGCGTGAGCTTCTCGCCGTCCGGGTCGAGCTGCTGCCACGACTTCGTGGGAACGTCGAACCGCCACAGCTCCTCGGTCGGGTTCTGCGGGAACGGTGCCCCACAGCCCGCTTCGCCACCAGGGATGTCGCCGCCCTGCACGTACAGAGACGAGCCGAGAACGCCGGCCGCCGCGTAGTTGCGCCCGGGCTCGATGCCGATGACCGCCGGGCCGAGGGTGGACCACGTGTTGGTCGCGATCTCGTACGTCCAGGTGTCGTTGAGGACCGCGAAACCGGGCGGCGGACCCTCGCCGCCGTACAGCGTGAGCGTGCCGTTCACCGCGACGCCGCCGGCGTGCGCGACGTGCCGGCTCGGTGGACTGCCGGCCTTGCCGTTCGGGATGAGCTCCTTCCACGTCTTCGTGGTGAGGTCGAACGACCAGAGGTCGTTGACGGTCGAGAACGTCTGGTCGATCCCGCCGAACACGTACAGCTTGCCGTTCGCGTACCAGAGCGTCGCGCCTGACCGTGCCGACGGACCGCTCGGGAGCCTCGTCCAGACCCGGCCGGACAGTGCCCACAGGTCGTCGAAGACGCGGAACTCGCTGCCGTCGTTGGAGAACTGCGATCCGCCGAACAGGTAGTACTGCGTCCCACTGCTTGCCGCCGCCGCGAACGCGCGGGCTTCCGGCCACGGATCGAGGCCCTGGTTGAGCTGCGACCAGGTGTTGGTGGCGGTGTCGAGGGCGTACAGGTCGTTGTAGAACACGTTCTTGCCCGTGCCGAAGTCGTCGTTGACTCCGCCGAACACGATCAGGGACGAGCCGACGCCGGCGACCGCCGGGACGGACCGCTCGGACGGGCCGGTGCCGGTGGTGACGACCTTGGCCCAGGTGCCGTCGGCCGCGGGTTCGATGGCGCCCGCGGTGGGTGCTGTGAGGATGCTGAGGCCGAGCCCCAGGCTGACAACGAGCATGGTCAACTGACTGCGTAAACGCATAAGGCGTACCCCCGCCGCTAGTCTCAATGGTCGAGTCCCGGGTCGCTCAGTTTCGCCGGTTATTGCTGGTCAAACCTCTGCTTGCGGCATGGCCGACGTGCAGTGGGGCTTCTTCGACGACCCGAACTCGACTAGTGCCGCGTCTGTCAGGAGAGGACATGGTGGCATGGCGGTGGGTAATCGATGTCTCACGCTTCCGGGTTCGGACAGTTGCGAAACTTTGTGAGCAACTCCATGCAGCAGGCACGCAGGTTCGGGCGTTCAAGGTGCGAGAAAGGGGGAGCCTTGGACGAGACAACGAGCTTCGAGGAGTTCGTCGCGTCGCGCGCACACGCGTTGATGCGGTACGGCTATGTGCTGACCGGCAACCCGCACGACGCCGCGGACCTCATGCAGGAGGCGCTGCTGCGCGTACGTTCGGCGTGGTCGCGGATAGCAGCGGTGCGTGCGGCCGAGTCGTACGTACGAACGACGATGGCCCGGCTGCACATCAGTACCTGGCGGCGGCTCAGGCGCGAGCGGCTGGTGGCCGTGGTGCCGGAACGTCCCTATGAGGCGGCGCCGTTCGAGGATCGGAACGGCCTGTGGGACCTGCTCGCGACGCTCCCGCGCCGCCAGCGGGCGGTGTTGGTGTTGCGGTACTACGAGTCGCTCACCGACGAGGAGATCGCGGCCACGTTGGGCATCACCAGGTCGACCGTACGCAGCCAGGCGTTCCACGCGCTGAAGAAGCTGCGGGCCGAGTGGACGGACAGCACCCAAACGAGCGTGAAGGGAGCGGAGGCATGACCGATCAGCTGGAACAGGAGATCGAACGAGTACTGCGCGAAGCCGGCGAGAACGCCCCCACCCCGCCCCCAGGCCTGCTGGCGAGGATCGACGACCGCGCGCACCGGCGGCGGCGCACCAGGATCGGGACGGGTGCCGTCTGCCTGGCCGCCGCGGCGGCAGTCACGGCGGTCGCGATCGCGAGCGGAGTAGTCCGCGCACCTAACGCGACCCCGCAGCCGATGCAGACGCCCACCAAGACGATGGTCGAGGGCGTGAAGATCCTGCCGCCCAAGCCCGCGGAGGAGCTCTGGCCCGAGGCGGTCCACCAGATCAACGGCTACCTACCGAAGGACCGGCATCTCGTACCGATGGACTTCATCGACAACGAGAACCTGTTAGTAGGGATCGTCGAGGTCGGCGGGGCGAAGGAAGCGCTGTACCGGTACGAGCTCGCCACGAGGAAGGTCACGAAGCTCACGGACATCGGCGTGCCAATGGAAGCCGATGGGTTCACGATCAGCGGCGGCTGGATCGTCTGGTACGTGGAGAGCGAGACCCACGGGGAGATCTTCGGCGTGCCGGTCGCTGGGGGACAGGTACGCCAGCTCGCCACCGGAGTACCAGGTGAGGGGATCGAGGGCATCGCGGTGGACGGCGACAGCGTCTACTGGGCGTCGTCGAATGGGACGTCTGTCCGGATCCTCTCCGCACCGTTCGGCGGTATGGCGAAGGAGGTGCCGAACAGCGACGACGCCATGATCGTGTCCTGGCCGTGGATCGGTTCGCCCATCCCACCCGTCGAGCCGGTGCCTGGTATCGCCTTCCGCGACCTGCGCAACGTGCGGACGGGCGAGACGCGCACCGCGACGGATCGGACGGGGACCTGGGCCTGCCACCTGACCTGGTGCGTGGGTGGGACGGACAAGCAGGTCTTCGTGGAACGGCGGGACGGAACGCAACGGCAGCAGCTGCCGTCGATCGGGATCAACCTCACGGACCGGGTCCTCAACCCACCGGTTCGGGACCGGTTCGTCATCAGCGGTCGCGAGGTCATCGACCTCGCCACGGGCAAGCATGGGCAGCTCACCACCTATCCGAACAGCTCTCGACACACGCCCCGCGACCGGATGCATCTCGCGTCCACGAAGGACGGCGGCTACGAGGTGATCGACCTCGCCGCCATCCCGTAGGACCAAACGCGAAACTGGCCCTCCCCGAGAGGCGGGGGAGGGCCAGTTTCGCCTTGGTGGCTTAGTGAGCCGCCTCTTCGTCGGCGAGCTCCTTCTGCAGCTTCTCCGCCACATTCGAAGGCATCGAGTCGTAGCGGGCGAACTCGCGGGTGAAGGCGCCCGAGCCGTGGGACATCGACCGCAGGTCCGTGGCGTAGCGGGTGATCTCGATCTGTGGCACTTCGGCCTTCACCATCGTGCGGCCCTGGCCGACCGGCTCCGTTCCGAGGACGCGGCCGCGGCGGCCGGACAGGTCGCCCATCACCGAGCCGACGTACTCGTCGTCCACGAGCACCGACACGAGGTCGACGGGCTCGAGCAGGTTGACCAGCGACGACTTCGCGGCCTCGCGCAGGGCCAGCGAGCCCGCGGTCTGGAACGCCATGTCGGAGGAGTCCACGCTGTGCGCCTTGCCGTCGTACAGCGTCACGCGGATGTCGACGACCGGGTAGCCGGCCGACACACCGCGTTCCATCTGGGCGCGAATGCCCTTCTCCACCGAGGGAATGAACTGCCGCGGCACCGAGCCACCGACGACCTTGTCGACGAACTCGAAGCCGGATCCGCTCGGCAGCGGCTCGACCTTGATGTCGCAGACGGCGTACTGGCCGTGGCCACCGCTCTGCTTGACGTGGCGGCCCTTTCCTTCGGCCAGCTTGCCGAACGTCTCCCGCAACGGCACGCGCAGCGGTACCTGGTCGACCTGCACGCTGTAGCGGTTCGCGAGCCGGTCGAGGACGACGTCGGCGTGCGCCTCACCCATGCACCACAGCACGAGCTGGTGCGTCTCGGGGTTGTGCTCGATCCGCAGTGTCGGGTCCTCGGCGGCCAGCCGGGAAAGACCGAGCGACAGCTTGTCCTCGTCCGCCTTCGCGTGCGCGGTCACCGCGATCGGCAGCAGTGGTTCGGGCATCGTCCACGGCCGCATGAGGAGCGGTTTGTCCTTGCTGGACAGGGTGTCTCCGGTCTCGGCCTGGGTCAGCTTGCCGATCGCGCAGATGTCGCCGGCGACCGCGTGGTTGAGCTGACGCTGGGTCTTGCCGAGCGGCGCGGATAGTGAGCCGACCTTCTCGTCGACGTCGTGGTCCTCGTGGCCGCGGTCGGCGCCGAAGAACTCGGAGAAGTGCCCGGACACATGCAGCGTGTCGTCGGGCCGGATCGTTCCGGAGAACACGCGGACGAGGCTGATGCGGCCGACGTACGGGTCGGAAGCCGTCTTCACGACCTCTGCCAGCAGCGGGCCGTCGGGGTCGCAGCGCATCCCGTTCACGGGGACGCCGGCCGGCGTGTAGACCTCGGGCATCGGGTGCTCGAGTGGCGACGGGAACGCGCTCGTCATCACCTCGAGCAGCTCGGCGAGGCCGGCTTGCGAGGTCGCACCGCAGACTGGGATCAGCGGGTAGAACGAGCCGAGCGCGACGGCCTTCTCCAGGTCGTCGATCAGCTGCTTGTCGTCGAGCGCCTCACCGGACAGGTACCGCTCCATGAGCGTCTCGTCCTCGGACTCCTCGATGATGCCCTCGATCAGGGCGCCCCGGGCCTCCTCGGCCTCGGCGGCCTGGAGCTCGCTGGGCTTCCCCTCCTGCCGGGAGCCGCTGGAGTAGTCGTACAGCTTCTCCGAGAGTAGGCCGAGCAGACCGGACGGTGTGCCGTCGTCGGCGTTGACGGGCAGGTAGAGGGGGATGACCTTCTCGCCGAACGCGTCCTGCGCCTGGGCGAGCACAGCGGGGTACTCGGCGCGTTGGTGGTCGAGCTTGGTGATCACGACCGCGCGGGGCATGCCGACGGCGGCACACTCCTGCCAGAGGTTCCTGGTGGCGCCGTCGATGCCGTCGGCGGCGGAGATGACGAACAGCGCGCAGTCGGCGGCGCGCAGGCCGGCGCGCAGCTCACCCACGTAGTCGGCGTAGCCGGGCGTGTCGAGCAGGTTGACCTTGACACCCTGGTAGACGAACGGTGCGAGCGACAAGCCGACGGAACGTTGCTGCCGTTGCTCGGCCTCGTCGAAGTCCGACACCGTCGAGCCATCCTCGACTCGCCCGGGACGCTGCAAGGTCCCGGTCAACACGAGAAGGGCCTCTACCAAAGTCGTCTTACCTGAACCGGAAGGGCCGACCACCGCGATGTTGCGGACTCCGTCGGGTTGGTCGGCCGTCGGTGCCTTGCCGGCAGCTCCAGCTGGGGTGTGCTGTCTTTCCGCCATGGGCTTTCGCCTCCTCGCCAGGGCACAAGAGCGTGTCCGCTCTCGTACCGGGCGCGCCCCGGGGCGGTTGGCCGCCGACCCGGCGGCGCCCTGGAAGATGTGGTCTCTCACCTTCCACCCGTGGTGGGGGGTGACACAAGGGCGACGGGCCGGATGACTGTCCGTAGCTGCGACCTGAACGTGAGGCGACGAACGACGATGAGCACGACCGAGCAGCTGCCCGACCTGCGGGACGAGTCGGCGTTCACCGCGCTGGTCGAACGGCACCGCGGGGAGCTGCAGGTGCACTGCTACCGGATGCTCGGCTCGCTCGAGGACGCCGAGGACCTGGTGCAGGAGACGTTCCTGCGCGCGTGGCGGAGTCGCGAGAGCTTCGGTGGGAGCTACTCGTTCCGCGCCTGGCTCTACCGGATCGCGACGAACGCATGCCTCGACGTGCTGCGGTCGCGTTCCCGCCGGGTGCTGCCGCCCGACGTCGGTCCCGCCGCCGATCCGGCCGCGGCGCTCGCGCCGCCCGCGGACCTGCCGTGGCTGCAGCCGTACCCGGACGCGCTGCTCGACCAGGTCGCGGCGCCCGAGGACGAGCCGGCCGCGGTCGTGGTGTCGCGGGAGACGATCGAGCTCACGTTCATCGCCGCGATCCAGCACCTGCCGCCGCGGCAACGCGCTGTCCTCATCCTGCGCGACGTTCTCGGCTGGACCGCCAAGGACACCGCGGAGCTCCTCGAGGGCACGGTGACCTCGGCGAACAGTGCGCTGCAGCGGGCTCGCGCGACGCTCCGGCAGCGGCTGGGGGAGCGGCGGACGGACTGGCGTACGGAGTCGTCACCGAGCGCCGAGGAACGCGAGCTGCTGCGTCGCTACATCGAGGCGCACGAACGTTCCGATCTCGACGCGCTCGCCGCGTTGCTGCGCGAGGACGCGTGGCTGGCGATGCCTCCGCACCCGACCTGGTTCGCGGGTCGTGCCGCGATCCTGGTCGCGGCGAGCGCGAGCTTCGACTCCTCGTTCGGCACGTTGCGCAGCATCCCCGCCTGGGCGAACCGCCAGCCGGGCGTCGCGCACTACCTGCGCGCGCCGGGCTCGACGGAGTGGGTCGGGCTGGCGATCGACGTGCTGCGGATCGAGGACGGACTGGTCGCCGAGATCACCTCGTTCGACGGAGCGGAGTACTTCGCGGCGTTCGGGCTGGAGTCCGTTCTCGACCGATGAGTTTCCCGGCGGGGCACGTTGTAGAAGGTATGAGAACTCTGATTGTCACGAGCTTCGTCACCCTCGACGGCGTCATGCAGGCGGCCGGCGGACCGTCCGAGGACCCCGCCGGCGGCTTCACTCTGGGCGGCTGGGCCGTCAACTACTTCGACGAGGAGATGCTGAACCGGAACACCGCGAAGCCCGAGTACGAGCTGCTGCTGGGGCGCGGGACGTACGAGATGTTCGTCGCGCACTGGCCGTACGACGAGGGACCGATCGCCGACCACCTGAACGGCACCCGCAAGTACGTCGCGTCGACGACGCTGGACCAGGTCGAGTGGAACAACTCGACGCTGATCGAGGGCGACGTCGTCGAGTACGTCCGGGCGCTGAAGAACGAGGACGGGCCGGAGATCCAGGTCCACGGCAGCGCCGGGCTGGTCCAGACGCTGCTCGCGAACGACCTGGTCGACGAGTTCCGGGTGTGGATCTTCCCGGTCGCGGTCGGCCCCGGCAAGCGCCTGTTCGACGACGGAACGATCCCGATCGCGCTGAAGCTCACCGACAGCGCGGTGTCGAAGACCGGGGTGACGATGAACACCTACGTCCGCGCCGGCGAGATCGAGATCGGCGAGATGGACTTCGACGTACCGACCGATGCCGAGCTCGCCCGCCGCAAGCGGCTCGGCATCGGCTGAAAGCCGACTTCCCTTACCCAACCGGGGTTTACCACGTGGCAAGGCGCGTGAAAACCCCAGTTGGGTGAGGGACGTGGGGCTGGCTGTGGACAGGCAGCCGGTGGCGGCCAGGTCGTGCCGTAGGTGAGGCGTCGTGGTCGCCTTACCCGGCCAGTGGCCCCTTTACCTGGCGTCTACCCGGCGTAGAGGGGCCGCTGATCATGTTCACATGATCATTGGCCCCAGGGCAGGGCGGGCCGGACCGGTCGAACCCACCGCTGGACGGGAGATCGAGGCTAGACCGAGACCAGGTCGCAGACGAAGATCAGCGTCTCGCCGGGGGCGATGACGCCGCCGGCGCCGCGGTCGCCGTACGCGAGGTGGGCCGGGATGACCAGCCGACGGCGGCCGCCGACCTTCATGCCCTGGACGCCCTGGTCCCAGCCGGCGATGACCTGGCCGACGCCGAGCCGGAACTCCAGCGGCTCGCCGCGGTCCCAGCTGGCGTCGAACTGCTCGCCGGTCGAGAACGCGACGCCGACGTAGTGGACCTGGACCGTGTCGCCGGCCTTGGCGGCCGGGCCGTCGCCCTCCTTGAGCTCGGTGATCTCCAGGTCGGACGGCGGCGGGCCGTCGGGTGCGTCAACCTCGGGCTTGTCCATGCTTCTCCTCAACAGGTGCGGGGTCGCTCGTCGCGACGACCGGCCACGTTACCGAGACCGAGCCCGAACGTGTCGTTGGGACGCGCGGCCAGTAGCATCGCAGCCTGGTTGCCTAGCCCACCCTGACGGCGAGCGCGCATGCTGAGACGGTTCCACCAGTTCTGGATTCGACTGCTCACTCCGGTCGCGAAGTTCCTCCTGCGCGTCGGCATCGGACCCGACGTCGTCACGCTCGTCGGCACGCTCGGCGTGATCGGCGGGGCGATCGGCTTCTACCCGCGCGGCGAGTTCTTCTGGGGCACGGTCGTGGTCACCGCGTTCGTGTTCTCCGACATGGTCGACGGCCTGATGGCGCGCATGCAGAAGCGCGAGTCGAACTGGGGCGCGTTCCTCGACTCCACCCTCGACCGGCTCGGCGACGCGGCGATCTTCGGCGGCTGGACGCTCTGGTACGCGACCGGCGGCGACAACTACTTCCTCGCCTGCGTCTCCCTGTACGTGCTGATCATGGGCAGCGTGACCTCGTACGCCAAGGCCCGCGCCGAGAGCCTGGGCATGACCGCGAACGTCGGCATCGCCGAGCGCGCCGACCGGCTGGTCACCGCGCTGGTCGCGTGCGGGCTCACCGGGCTCGCGATCGACTTCGGCATCCCGTACGGCGACCTGCTGCTGCCGATCGTGCTCTGCGCGCTGGCCGTCGCGAGCACCGTCACGGTCTTCCAGCGCATCTTCACCGTTCGCCGCCAGGCCTTGGGCAAGCAGGAGGAAGCGCGGTGAGCAAGCTCACCGACTCCCTCGTCTACGCCGCGTTCGCCGCCGGCTGGGCGGTCGTCCGCAAGCTCCCCGAACGCGTCGCCCTCAAGGGCTTCGAGGTCGCGTCCGACTTCGTCTGGTGGCGGCGCGGCAAGAGCGTACGTCGGCTCGAGGGCAACCTCACCCGCGTCCGCCCTGAGGCGACTCCCGAGGAGCTGCGGCAGCTGTCCAAGCGGGGCATGCGCTCGTACCTGCGCTACTGGTGCGAGACGTTCCGGCTGCCCGACCTGTCCGCCGAGGAGATCGTCGAGCGCGTGGTCGTCCACGGCGAGGCCGAGTTCCGGCAGGCGCTCGCGGCCGGCAAGGGCGTGATCGCCGCCCTTCCCCATCTCGGCAACTGGGACCTCGCCGGCGGGTGGGCCTGCGCGACGGGCGCCCCGTTCACCACGGTCGCCGAACGCCTCAAACCGGAGCGGCTGTTCGACCGGTTCGTCGCCTACCGGAAGCTGCTCGGCATGGAGATCCTGCCGCACGACGGCGGCGCCGGGGTGCTGAGCGTGCTCGGCGACCGGCTTCGGGAGGGTCGGTTCGTCGTGCTCGTCGCCGACCGCGACCTGTCCGAACGGGGCGTCGAGGTCACCTTCTTCGGCGAGCAGACCCGGATGCCCGCCGGTCCGGCGGCCCTCGCCGTCCGTACCGGAGCCGCGCTGCTGCCGGCCACGCTGTGGTACGACGGTCCGCAGCTGCACATCCGATTCCACGACCCAATCGAGCGACCGGCGGGCAGGCAGCCGATCGTCGCGATGACGCAGGCACTGGCCGACGTGTTCGCCGAGACGATCGCCGCACATCCGGAGGACTGGCACATGCTGCAACGACTCTGGCTCGCCGACCTGGACCGGACGCGGGTGCCGGTCGGATGAAGATCGGGCTCGTCTGCCCCTACTCGTTCGACGTCCCGGGCGGCGTCCAGAACCACGTTCGCGACCTTGCTGAGGTCCTGATCGAGGCCGGTCACGACGTCTCG is part of the Tenggerimyces flavus genome and encodes:
- a CDS encoding SigE family RNA polymerase sigma factor; translated protein: MDETTSFEEFVASRAHALMRYGYVLTGNPHDAADLMQEALLRVRSAWSRIAAVRAAESYVRTTMARLHISTWRRLRRERLVAVVPERPYEAAPFEDRNGLWDLLATLPRRQRAVLVLRYYESLTDEEIAATLGITRSTVRSQAFHALKKLRAEWTDSTQTSVKGAEA
- a CDS encoding TolB family protein codes for the protein MTDQLEQEIERVLREAGENAPTPPPGLLARIDDRAHRRRRTRIGTGAVCLAAAAAVTAVAIASGVVRAPNATPQPMQTPTKTMVEGVKILPPKPAEELWPEAVHQINGYLPKDRHLVPMDFIDNENLLVGIVEVGGAKEALYRYELATRKVTKLTDIGVPMEADGFTISGGWIVWYVESETHGEIFGVPVAGGQVRQLATGVPGEGIEGIAVDGDSVYWASSNGTSVRILSAPFGGMAKEVPNSDDAMIVSWPWIGSPIPPVEPVPGIAFRDLRNVRTGETRTATDRTGTWACHLTWCVGGTDKQVFVERRDGTQRQQLPSIGINLTDRVLNPPVRDRFVISGREVIDLATGKHGQLTTYPNSSRHTPRDRMHLASTKDGGYEVIDLAAIP
- the sthA gene encoding Si-specific NAD(P)(+) transhydrogenase, which gives rise to MFDYDLLVIGSGPGGQKAAIAGAKLGRRVAVVEKKHMVGGVCINTGTIPSKTLREAILYLTGLNQRELYGHSYRLKDDITVGDLSARTQHVIGREIDVIRSQLARNHVEMLLGTARFEDPHMVAITAADGSVRRVTAERAVIAVGTRPARPSTVAFDGKNIVDSDQILDMERIPGSMVVVGAGVIGIEYASMFAALGAKVTVVEKRERMLDFCDLEIVEALKYQLRDLAVTFRFRETVARVEHSNGATLTILESGKRIPADTVMYSAGRQGVTDSLDLEKAGLSADDRGRIKVDNYYRTPVDHIYAVGDVIGFPALAATSMEQGRRAAYHACDEPVVGDLGHLQPIGIYTIPEISYVGKTEEELTESNVPFEVGISRYRELARGAILGDSYGMLKLLVHAEDRTLLGVHVFGTGATELVHIGQTVMGCGGTIDYLVDTVFNYPTLAESYKVAALDAMNKMRAVQRFAGTQGVLEAP
- a CDS encoding Kelch repeat-containing protein, translated to MLVVSLGLGLSILTAPTAGAIEPAADGTWAKVVTTGTGPSERSVPAVAGVGSSLIVFGGVNDDFGTGKNVFYNDLYALDTATNTWSQLNQGLDPWPEARAFAAAASSGTQYYLFGGSQFSNDGSEFRVFDDLWALSGRVWTRLPSGPSARSGATLWYANGKLYVFGGIDQTFSTVNDLWSFDLTTKTWKELIPNGKAGSPPSRHVAHAGGVAVNGTLTLYGGEGPPPGFAVLNDTWTYEIATNTWSTLGPAVIGIEPGRNYAAAGVLGSSLYVQGGDIPGGEAGCGAPFPQNPTEELWRFDVPTKSWQQLDPDGEKLTRIKRHSAGTVRGKLYIVSGWDFQCTGGVGPGQVWNTNVYSFTP
- a CDS encoding PIG-L deacetylase family protein, whose translation is MTELLPALPEETFTRVLCVVAHRDDVEYGTSSAVARWVERGIEVGYLLLTRGEAGMPNPPEETARIRLAEQQSACAAVGVKHLTVLEHPDGVLDYGLDLRRDICREIRRFRPDVVVSSGYDIETPMGFNMADHRAAGLATIDAIRDADNRWVFTSQLTDEGLEPCKVRWILMPAFPPSTATHGVDVTGEPLERGIASLEAHTAYLAALPDHPAPRDFLPYFAAQNGKAMGVNHATLFKAYDLQAPPPSFTDELDA
- a CDS encoding HIT family protein, with product MAYIKGENKPTGSGADDGCPFCEIPKLTDAEGLVVSRGTVTYAVLNLYPYNSGHLMVLPYRHIADYTELTPEETLELADLTKRAMVALRKASGAQGFNIGMNQGSVAGAGIAAHLHQHIVPRWGGDTNFMPVVGRTKVLPQLLSDTRTLLANAWPT
- a CDS encoding elongation factor G-like protein EF-G2, with amino-acid sequence MAERQHTPAGAAGKAPTADQPDGVRNIAVVGPSGSGKTTLVEALLVLTGTLQRPGRVEDGSTVSDFDEAEQRQQRSVGLSLAPFVYQGVKVNLLDTPGYADYVGELRAGLRAADCALFVISAADGIDGATRNLWQECAAVGMPRAVVITKLDHQRAEYPAVLAQAQDAFGEKVIPLYLPVNADDGTPSGLLGLLSEKLYDYSSGSRQEGKPSELQAAEAEEARGALIEGIIEESEDETLMERYLSGEALDDKQLIDDLEKAVALGSFYPLIPVCGATSQAGLAELLEVMTSAFPSPLEHPMPEVYTPAGVPVNGMRCDPDGPLLAEVVKTASDPYVGRISLVRVFSGTIRPDDTLHVSGHFSEFFGADRGHEDHDVDEKVGSLSAPLGKTQRQLNHAVAGDICAIGKLTQAETGDTLSSKDKPLLMRPWTMPEPLLPIAVTAHAKADEDKLSLGLSRLAAEDPTLRIEHNPETHQLVLWCMGEAHADVVLDRLANRYSVQVDQVPLRVPLRETFGKLAEGKGRHVKQSGGHGQYAVCDIKVEPLPSGSGFEFVDKVVGGSVPRQFIPSVEKGIRAQMERGVSAGYPVVDIRVTLYDGKAHSVDSSDMAFQTAGSLALREAAKSSLVNLLEPVDLVSVLVDDEYVGSVMGDLSGRRGRVLGTEPVGQGRTMVKAEVPQIEITRYATDLRSMSHGSGAFTREFARYDSMPSNVAEKLQKELADEEAAH
- a CDS encoding sigma-70 family RNA polymerase sigma factor, whose translation is MSTTEQLPDLRDESAFTALVERHRGELQVHCYRMLGSLEDAEDLVQETFLRAWRSRESFGGSYSFRAWLYRIATNACLDVLRSRSRRVLPPDVGPAADPAAALAPPADLPWLQPYPDALLDQVAAPEDEPAAVVVSRETIELTFIAAIQHLPPRQRAVLILRDVLGWTAKDTAELLEGTVTSANSALQRARATLRQRLGERRTDWRTESSPSAEERELLRRYIEAHERSDLDALAALLREDAWLAMPPHPTWFAGRAAILVAASASFDSSFGTLRSIPAWANRQPGVAHYLRAPGSTEWVGLAIDVLRIEDGLVAEITSFDGAEYFAAFGLESVLDR